The following proteins come from a genomic window of Notamacropus eugenii isolate mMacEug1 chromosome X, mMacEug1.pri_v2, whole genome shotgun sequence:
- the LOC140516070 gene encoding V-set and immunoglobulin domain-containing protein 4-like isoform X1: MTAMAMFLGMFLLAHLSGHLNAVPNLEGPVKMTGPWKGNVNIACTYQPMEGYTQVLVKWLVQQDNDPVTIFLRDSSGDHIQQAKYRGRLEVSREPPGDVSLLLETLEMDDRGRYLCQVTWKGPDGRQLMKERLTELQIQKLPASKPRVTTGSGYGFQVPHGMRISLLCQAQGSPPITYKWYKGKPDGTQIHVNSLGTLFFKPAQVSDSGTYFCVAKARVGSEQISDVVHFVVTDSSKKPTSAMLPEELTTTTPLPEATHRAATETSSRQQATIQAGHAGTSSERPGSTSGVALKKENVSKRGGGQGLPLYAIVLIALLCMVLVFATIFGFCRKKSQGEHTYEVARMSTGNIPRVTIYAGGTGEAEAETRALENKYHSDPTSNQDYQIITQANSDYARLLCGSSSPELEIQDNGKPSC; this comes from the exons ATGACTGCCATGGCGATGTTCCTGGGCATGTTCCTCCTGGCTCACCTTTCGGGACATCTGAACG CTGTGCCCAACTTGGAAGGACCTGTCAAAATGACTGGCCCCTGGAAAGGGAATGTCAACATTGCCTGCACCTACCAGCCCATGGAAGGTTACACCCAAGTCCTAGTGAAGTGGTTGGTCCAGCAGGATAATGACCCTGTCACCATCTTTTTGCGAGATTCTTCTGGAGACCACATTCAGCAGGCCAAGTACCGAGGCCGCCTAGAGGTGAGCAGAGAGCCACCTGGAGATGTGTCTCTGTTACTGGAAACTCTGGAAATGGATGACAGGGGTCGCTACCTGTGTCAAGTAACCTGGAAGGGCCCTGATGGGAGGCAATTGATGAAAGAGCGCCTGACAGAACTTCAAATTCAGAAAC TTCCTGCCTCCAAGCCCCGGGTGACCACGGGCTCTGGCTATGGTTTCCAGGTACCCCATGGCATGAGAATCAGTCTTTTGTGCCAGGCCCAAGGCTCTCCACCTATCACCTACAAGTGGTACAAGGGGAAGCCAGACGGGACCCAGATCCATGTGAATTCTCTTGGCACCCTCTTCTTTAAGCCTGCCCAGGTCTCTGACTCAGGGACGTATTTCTGTGTAGCCAAGGCACGTGTTGGTTCCGAGCAGATAAGTGATGTTGTCCACTTTGTGGTCACAG ACTCTTCTAAGAAGCCTACATCAGCGATGCTGCCTGAGGAACTAACAACCACTACACCCCTCCCTGAAG CAACCCATCGTGCTGCTACGGAGACATCATCCAGGCAACAGGCAACTATTCAAGCGGGCCACGCTGGCACAAGCAGTGAAAGGCCAG GTTCAACTTCAGGAGTTGCATTGAAGAAGGAAAATGTCAGCAAAAGAGGAG GTGGACAGGGCCTGCCCCTCTATGCCATCGTCCTTATCGCCTTACTCTGCATGGTACTTGTCTTTGCCACGATCTTTGGGTTCTGCCGGAAGAAATCACAAGGTG AGCACACCTATGAAGTGGCCAG GATGAGTACAGGAAATATCCCCAGGGTTACCATCTATGCTGGGGGCACAGGAGAGGCAGAAGCTGAGACCAGGGCCCTTGAGAATAAGTATCACAGTGACCCTACCAGCAACCAGGACTACCAGATCATCACCCAGGCCAACAGCGACTACGCCCGGCTGCTGTGTGGGAGCAGCTCACCTGAATTAGAGATACAAGACAATGGAAAACCTAGCTGCTGA
- the LOC140516070 gene encoding V-set and immunoglobulin domain-containing protein 4-like isoform X3 — MTAMAMFLGMFLLAHLSGHLNAVPNLEGPVKMTGPWKGNVNIACTYQPMEGYTQVLVKWLVQQDNDPVTIFLRDSSGDHIQQAKYRGRLEVSREPPGDVSLLLETLEMDDRGRYLCQVTWKGPDGRQLMKERLTELQIQKLPASKPRVTTGSGYGFQVPHGMRISLLCQAQGSPPITYKWYKGKPDGTQIHVNSLGTLFFKPAQVSDSGTYFCVAKARVGSEQISDVVHFVVTDSSKKPTSAMLPEELTTTTPLPEATHRAATETSSRQQATIQAGHAGTSSERPGGQGLPLYAIVLIALLCMVLVFATIFGFCRKKSQGEHTYEVARMSTGNIPRVTIYAGGTGEAEAETRALENKYHSDPTSNQDYQIITQANSDYARLLCGSSSPELEIQDNGKPSC; from the exons ATGACTGCCATGGCGATGTTCCTGGGCATGTTCCTCCTGGCTCACCTTTCGGGACATCTGAACG CTGTGCCCAACTTGGAAGGACCTGTCAAAATGACTGGCCCCTGGAAAGGGAATGTCAACATTGCCTGCACCTACCAGCCCATGGAAGGTTACACCCAAGTCCTAGTGAAGTGGTTGGTCCAGCAGGATAATGACCCTGTCACCATCTTTTTGCGAGATTCTTCTGGAGACCACATTCAGCAGGCCAAGTACCGAGGCCGCCTAGAGGTGAGCAGAGAGCCACCTGGAGATGTGTCTCTGTTACTGGAAACTCTGGAAATGGATGACAGGGGTCGCTACCTGTGTCAAGTAACCTGGAAGGGCCCTGATGGGAGGCAATTGATGAAAGAGCGCCTGACAGAACTTCAAATTCAGAAAC TTCCTGCCTCCAAGCCCCGGGTGACCACGGGCTCTGGCTATGGTTTCCAGGTACCCCATGGCATGAGAATCAGTCTTTTGTGCCAGGCCCAAGGCTCTCCACCTATCACCTACAAGTGGTACAAGGGGAAGCCAGACGGGACCCAGATCCATGTGAATTCTCTTGGCACCCTCTTCTTTAAGCCTGCCCAGGTCTCTGACTCAGGGACGTATTTCTGTGTAGCCAAGGCACGTGTTGGTTCCGAGCAGATAAGTGATGTTGTCCACTTTGTGGTCACAG ACTCTTCTAAGAAGCCTACATCAGCGATGCTGCCTGAGGAACTAACAACCACTACACCCCTCCCTGAAG CAACCCATCGTGCTGCTACGGAGACATCATCCAGGCAACAGGCAACTATTCAAGCGGGCCACGCTGGCACAAGCAGTGAAAGGCCAG GTGGACAGGGCCTGCCCCTCTATGCCATCGTCCTTATCGCCTTACTCTGCATGGTACTTGTCTTTGCCACGATCTTTGGGTTCTGCCGGAAGAAATCACAAGGTG AGCACACCTATGAAGTGGCCAG GATGAGTACAGGAAATATCCCCAGGGTTACCATCTATGCTGGGGGCACAGGAGAGGCAGAAGCTGAGACCAGGGCCCTTGAGAATAAGTATCACAGTGACCCTACCAGCAACCAGGACTACCAGATCATCACCCAGGCCAACAGCGACTACGCCCGGCTGCTGTGTGGGAGCAGCTCACCTGAATTAGAGATACAAGACAATGGAAAACCTAGCTGCTGA
- the LOC140516070 gene encoding V-set and immunoglobulin domain-containing protein 4-like isoform X2, which yields MTAMAMFLGMFLLAHLSGHLNAVPNLEGPVKMTGPWKGNVNIACTYQPMEGYTQVLVKWLVQQDNDPVTIFLRDSSGDHIQQAKYRGRLEVSREPPGDVSLLLETLEMDDRGRYLCQVTWKGPDGRQLMKERLTELQIQKLPASKPRVTTGSGYGFQVPHGMRISLLCQAQGSPPITYKWYKGKPDGTQIHVNSLGTLFFKPAQVSDSGTYFCVAKARVGSEQISDVVHFVVTDSSKKPTSAMLPEELTTTTPLPEATHRAATETSSRQQATIQAGHAGTSSERPGSTSGVALKKENVSKRGGGQGLPLYAIVLIALLCMVLVFATIFGFCRKKSQEHTYEVARMSTGNIPRVTIYAGGTGEAEAETRALENKYHSDPTSNQDYQIITQANSDYARLLCGSSSPELEIQDNGKPSC from the exons ATGACTGCCATGGCGATGTTCCTGGGCATGTTCCTCCTGGCTCACCTTTCGGGACATCTGAACG CTGTGCCCAACTTGGAAGGACCTGTCAAAATGACTGGCCCCTGGAAAGGGAATGTCAACATTGCCTGCACCTACCAGCCCATGGAAGGTTACACCCAAGTCCTAGTGAAGTGGTTGGTCCAGCAGGATAATGACCCTGTCACCATCTTTTTGCGAGATTCTTCTGGAGACCACATTCAGCAGGCCAAGTACCGAGGCCGCCTAGAGGTGAGCAGAGAGCCACCTGGAGATGTGTCTCTGTTACTGGAAACTCTGGAAATGGATGACAGGGGTCGCTACCTGTGTCAAGTAACCTGGAAGGGCCCTGATGGGAGGCAATTGATGAAAGAGCGCCTGACAGAACTTCAAATTCAGAAAC TTCCTGCCTCCAAGCCCCGGGTGACCACGGGCTCTGGCTATGGTTTCCAGGTACCCCATGGCATGAGAATCAGTCTTTTGTGCCAGGCCCAAGGCTCTCCACCTATCACCTACAAGTGGTACAAGGGGAAGCCAGACGGGACCCAGATCCATGTGAATTCTCTTGGCACCCTCTTCTTTAAGCCTGCCCAGGTCTCTGACTCAGGGACGTATTTCTGTGTAGCCAAGGCACGTGTTGGTTCCGAGCAGATAAGTGATGTTGTCCACTTTGTGGTCACAG ACTCTTCTAAGAAGCCTACATCAGCGATGCTGCCTGAGGAACTAACAACCACTACACCCCTCCCTGAAG CAACCCATCGTGCTGCTACGGAGACATCATCCAGGCAACAGGCAACTATTCAAGCGGGCCACGCTGGCACAAGCAGTGAAAGGCCAG GTTCAACTTCAGGAGTTGCATTGAAGAAGGAAAATGTCAGCAAAAGAGGAG GTGGACAGGGCCTGCCCCTCTATGCCATCGTCCTTATCGCCTTACTCTGCATGGTACTTGTCTTTGCCACGATCTTTGGGTTCTGCCGGAAGAAATCACAAG AGCACACCTATGAAGTGGCCAG GATGAGTACAGGAAATATCCCCAGGGTTACCATCTATGCTGGGGGCACAGGAGAGGCAGAAGCTGAGACCAGGGCCCTTGAGAATAAGTATCACAGTGACCCTACCAGCAACCAGGACTACCAGATCATCACCCAGGCCAACAGCGACTACGCCCGGCTGCTGTGTGGGAGCAGCTCACCTGAATTAGAGATACAAGACAATGGAAAACCTAGCTGCTGA
- the LOC140516070 gene encoding V-set and immunoglobulin domain-containing protein 4-like isoform X4 — MTAMAMFLGMFLLAHLSGHLNAVPNLEGPVKMTGPWKGNVNIACTYQPMEGYTQVLVKWLVQQDNDPVTIFLRDSSGDHIQQAKYRGRLEVSREPPGDVSLLLETLEMDDRGRYLCQVTWKGPDGRQLMKERLTELQIQKLPASKPRVTTGSGYGFQVPHGMRISLLCQAQGSPPITYKWYKGKPDGTQIHVNSLGTLFFKPAQVSDSGTYFCVAKARVGSEQISDVVHFVVTDSSKKPTSAMLPEELTTTTPLPEATHRAATETSSRQQATIQAGHAGTSSERPGSTSGVALKKENVSKRGGGQGLPLYAIVLIALLCMVLVFATIFGFCRKKSQGGFGTCSLS, encoded by the exons ATGACTGCCATGGCGATGTTCCTGGGCATGTTCCTCCTGGCTCACCTTTCGGGACATCTGAACG CTGTGCCCAACTTGGAAGGACCTGTCAAAATGACTGGCCCCTGGAAAGGGAATGTCAACATTGCCTGCACCTACCAGCCCATGGAAGGTTACACCCAAGTCCTAGTGAAGTGGTTGGTCCAGCAGGATAATGACCCTGTCACCATCTTTTTGCGAGATTCTTCTGGAGACCACATTCAGCAGGCCAAGTACCGAGGCCGCCTAGAGGTGAGCAGAGAGCCACCTGGAGATGTGTCTCTGTTACTGGAAACTCTGGAAATGGATGACAGGGGTCGCTACCTGTGTCAAGTAACCTGGAAGGGCCCTGATGGGAGGCAATTGATGAAAGAGCGCCTGACAGAACTTCAAATTCAGAAAC TTCCTGCCTCCAAGCCCCGGGTGACCACGGGCTCTGGCTATGGTTTCCAGGTACCCCATGGCATGAGAATCAGTCTTTTGTGCCAGGCCCAAGGCTCTCCACCTATCACCTACAAGTGGTACAAGGGGAAGCCAGACGGGACCCAGATCCATGTGAATTCTCTTGGCACCCTCTTCTTTAAGCCTGCCCAGGTCTCTGACTCAGGGACGTATTTCTGTGTAGCCAAGGCACGTGTTGGTTCCGAGCAGATAAGTGATGTTGTCCACTTTGTGGTCACAG ACTCTTCTAAGAAGCCTACATCAGCGATGCTGCCTGAGGAACTAACAACCACTACACCCCTCCCTGAAG CAACCCATCGTGCTGCTACGGAGACATCATCCAGGCAACAGGCAACTATTCAAGCGGGCCACGCTGGCACAAGCAGTGAAAGGCCAG GTTCAACTTCAGGAGTTGCATTGAAGAAGGAAAATGTCAGCAAAAGAGGAG GTGGACAGGGCCTGCCCCTCTATGCCATCGTCCTTATCGCCTTACTCTGCATGGTACTTGTCTTTGCCACGATCTTTGGGTTCTGCCGGAAGAAATCACAAGGTG